Within Acidobacteriota bacterium, the genomic segment GCCACCACCCTGGCCCACCTTGAGAACTTCGGCGGTGGCCACACCTTCGGGAAACTGAAGCGGGTTCTCGACGATCATCGCCCGCCGCAGCGGGATCGTGAACATCACGCCGATCACCCCGCCGAGCCCGGTGACGATCGCAGTCTCGACATAGTCGAACCGCCCCCAGATCTGCATCATGATCAGCGCGGGCATCGTGAAGATCGCGCCGGCTGCCAGACTCTCACCCGCCGATGCGGACGTCTGTACGATGTTGTTCTCGAGAATGTTCGACTGCCGGAAGAGCCGCAGGACCGCCATCGAGATGACCGCCGCCGGAATCGACGCGGAGACCGTCATTCCGACGAGCAACCCGAGATACGCGTTCGCCGCCGAGAGGATGACCGACAGAACGACCCCGAGCACGATCGCCTTGACCGTGATCTCCGGAAGGATCGTCGAGGCCGGTATGTAGGGCCCGGATCCTCTCGGAGTCGGGGTCACGCTGGACGAAGGGTTTTCCATCGGCACACCTCCCGTAAAATCGCGCAATCATACCCCACCCGCGGGCGCCGGCCAGGCAGGACCGGCCGAGTAGGAAGAGAGTTGGAGGTTGGAGGTTGGCGGTTGGAGGTTGGAGGCGTGCAAACAGGTTGATGGTTGCCACTCTCATCCAGGTTGCTGGGCACCACCCTGCGGCCCGGTCATTCCCCTTCGCCGACGGAATCGCGTCTACAATGCGCACCGTGAATTCGGCAATTGAATGTCACGGACTCCGAAAACGCTTCGACACCGTCGTGGCGGTCGACGGGCTCGATCTCGATGTTCGTGAAGGTGAATGCTTCGGGCTGCTCGGACCAAACGGAGCTGGCAAGACGACGACCATTGAAATGCTCGAGGGGCTCACCCGCCCCGACGAAGGCTCGATCCGGATCCTCGGGCTCGACTGGAACGGCGACGCCACCAGGATCCGTCAGAAGATCGGCGTATCGCTCCAGGAGACCAAACTCAACGAGAAGCTGACCGTCGCCGAAACGCTAAGGCTTTTCCGATCCTTCTATCCGGAGGGCCGCGATCCCGACGCGCTGATCGACGAGCTCTCGCTGAACGAGAAGCGCGACGCGAGAGTGGGGAAGCTGTCGGGCGGGCAGCGTCAGCGACTCGCCGTAGCCGTCGCCCTCTCGGGAGATCCATCGATCCTCTTCCTCGACGAGCCGACCACCGGTCTCGATCCGCAGAGCCGTCTCCAGCTTTGGGAGCAGGTGAACCGGTTCCGCGTCGAGGGACGAACGGTGCTCCTCACCACCCACTACATGGACGAAGCCGAAAGGCTCTGCGACCGCGTTGCCATCGTCGACCACGGCCGCGTGATCGCGCTGGGGACGCCCGCCGAGCTGATCTCCTCTCTGGAAGGTTCGAAGGTCATCGAGATCGAGACCCAGCCATTGCTGTCCGACGACGTTCTGGCAGCGATCGACGGTGTCGCAAGCGTCGTTCACCGCGGAAATGCCAGGGCGCTCAACTGCGATGCCCTCGCCGATACCGTTCCCCGGGTTCTCCGCACGATCGAGGAGAACGGGGCGAAGCTCGTCAATCTCTCCACACACAACGCGACGCTGGAGGACCTTTTTGTATCGCTCACCGGACGCGAGCTGCGGGAAGATTGAAGCCCGTGCCCCAGTGTTGACATTTTTTGTTCTTCAGGCGCATACCGCCCGAATGATCTTGATCTCTCAATCAGATCGAACATCAAAGACCTGAACCCGCTGTCTGCTGGGTTCGAGCCGTTTTACGCCCCGCGAGCGGAGCGACTCGATCAGCTGTCCGTTAGAATCTCCGCATGAATTCGCTTGATGTCCGGGCCGGGTTGCTCGTCGCGCGTGCGACGGAGCGTTTTCGTTCGTCGCGACGGGAGCAGCAGTGTCGTTAGAGCGGGGCCGTCGCCTCGGACCGTACGAGATCGTCTCCTCGATCGGGGCCGGAGGAATGGGCGAGGTGTACGAGGCGCGTGACACGCGTCTGGGACGGACCGTCGCCATCAAGATCCTACCCGAGGGACTCGCCGCGCACGCGGACCGCCGCGCGCGCTTCGAGCGCGAGGCGCGTGCCGTATCGCAGCTGTCGCACCCGCACGTCTGCACGCTCCACGATATCGGCGAAGAGCAAGGCCTCCACTTCCTCGTGATGGAGCATTGCCAGGGAGAGACGCTGGCGGAGCGGCTGCGACGTGGCGCGATGGATCTCCCCGAGGTGCTTCGAGTGGGCGCCCAGATCGCCGAGGCTCTTCACGCAGCCCATCGGCAGGGGATCGTGCACCGCGATCTGAAACCGGGCAACATCATGATCACGGGCGCCGGCGCGAAGCTCCTCGACTTCGGCCTCGCGCGGGTGGCGGCGGGAGATGGCGGCACCGAGTCGAGCATGGGATCGATGGCGACATTGGCGCGTGACCCGGACCAGCCGCTGACCGCCGAGGGGACGATTCTGGGGACGTATCCGTACATGGCGCCCGAGCAGATCGAGGGGGCCCAGACCGACGGGCGCTCGGACATTTTCGCCCTCGGTGCGGTCCTCTACGAAATGGCTACGGGAAAGCGGGCCTTCGAGGGGAAGAGTGCGGCGAGCGTGATGGCAGCGGTGCTCAGAGAGCATCCCGACCCGATCTCGAAGGTGCAGCCGATCTCGCCCCCTGCGCTCGATCACGTCGTCTCGCGCTGTCTGGCGAAGGATCCCGAAGAGCGGTGGCAGAGTGCGCGGGACCTCGCGGCCGAATTGCGATGGATCTCCGAAGCCGGATCGGGCGCGGGCGTGGCAGCGCCAGTGGCACGGCGACGAAGAAGTCGCGAGCGTCAGGCGTGGTGGGCGGCAGGACTACTGGGGCTGTTGCTGCTGATTACGGTTGCCGCGTGGCTGTGGAGCCATGAGGCGATCGAGCGGCCGGTGGTGCGGATTCCGATCGACATTCCGCAGGATGCGAACGTATCTGGTCCGGCGATCTCTCCGGACGGGACGACCGTTGCCTATTCGCTTTGGCGCGAAGGAAAGGGGCAGCTGTACCTGCATCCCCTCTCACAGCTCGAGCCGGCGCCGGTACTCGGTGCCACGAATGCCAGACGCCCCTTCTTCTCACCCGATGGTCGCTGGATCGGGTACTTCGCCGACCGGGAACTGCGCAAGATCCCGGTCTCGGGTGGCTCGCCCATCACTCTGTGCGCGATCGACTCCTTCACAGGAGGTTCATGGGGAGACGACGGAACGATCGTCTTCAGCAAGAGCGCTCCCTCAGGGCTCTGGGAAGTTTCCGAGTCGGGAGGAGATCCCGTCGAGCTGACGCACCCGAGAGTCGGGGCCAAAGAAGATCGCGTCGACGCCCACTTCAGACCCGCGTTGTTGCCGGATGGTCGAGGCATTCTGTTCACGTCGTGGGCGCCAGGTACGAGAGTGGAGACGACAGTCGCGATGCTGGTCCCCGGATCGGAGGGAACTCGCAGAGTGATTGCGGGCGCGGACCCATCGTACGATCCCGCCGGTTACCTCCTGTACAGGGACGCCGAGAGGGATGTGCTGAACGCGGTGGCGTTCGATCTCGATTCGCTGGAGGTGCGAGGGGAGCCGCGGGTGATTGCACGCGACGTGGGCAACGGCGCGACCTCGAACGGGAGAACTCTCGTCTATCAGACCCTCAGAGAGACGCCGCAGCGCCTCGTGAGAGTGAGCCGCGACGGGGCACGCGAGGTCCTGCCTCTGACCCAACAGGAGTACGAGCCGCTGGCGATCTCCCCGGACGGCAGGCGGGTGGCGGTGGTAATCGAGGAAACGACGAGCGAGATATGGGTGATCGATCTGGAACGCGGGAGTTTCACGCGACTGACGAACTACCCGGGATTTGACAATGCCCCGATCTGGTCGCCCGATGGTGAGGGGATCATCTTCTCCTCGGACAGAGACGGTCCTCCGAACCTTTACCGGGTTCGCGCCGGCGGTGGCGCGGTGGAGCGAATCACGAACGCATTCGCAGTGCAGAAGGCCGAAGCGTTCACGCCGGACGGAAGGCACCTGATCATCTCGTACCGTGATCTGGCCGCGGAGAAGGATGGCGCTCCCACGAACTACGACATCGGCATGATCGATCTCGAAACCAGCGAGATGACTCCGCTCATCGCTTCCCCCTCTGAGGAAAGGGGAGCCTCTCTTTCTCCCGATGGTCGCTGGCTCGCCTACGGATCCGACGAGACGGGCCGGTTTGAGATCTATGTGAGGCCGCTGGGTGATGCCGGGAGAAAGACTCGCGTCAGCCTGCAGGGGATGGACACGCGTGGCCTCTGGGCTCCCGACGGCGGGACGATCTACTACGCGAAGGGCGGGAAAATGGTGGCGGTGCCAGTCTCCACGGAGCCGGAGCTGAGGCTGGGCGAGCCGGTCGAGCTGTTCGACGTCCCGGAGCTCGTCAGCTTCGACGTCGGCCCCGACGGGCGGTTCCTGATCAGCGAACGGACCGGCTCTCGCCACCGCGGCATCGTGGCAGTGCTGAACTGGGCGCAGGAGCTCGTGGCGCAGGGTCGCTGACCTCTTCACGAAAGAAAACGGCCGAACACCGGAAAGAACGCTCGCTCAATCACCGGCCGCCGACAGGACCCTCGCCCCACTTCAGCTTCCCCCGCAGGACATCGAAGTAATCCTTGGTCGGGGACTGCACGAGAGCAACGGTCCGCTCCGACTTTTTCACCACCACCGTGTCATCGTGGTCGACCGGCACGGCTTCCTGGCCGTCGAGCGTCAGGTAAATCTCCTCCCGCGTCTTTTCGAAGCGGAGCGTAATCTCACATCCGTCGGGGAGCACGATCGGGCGATTCGTGAGGGTATGCGGGCAGATGGGTGTGATGACGATTGCGGCGAGCGTCGGATAGATGATCGGACCCCCGGCCGAGAGGTTGTAAGCGGTCGACCCGGTCGGCGTGGAGATGATCAGGCCATCTGCACGAAATACGGTCACGAAGGTGGAATCGACTTCGACGTGGATATCGATGATGCGGGCCAACGCTCCCTTGTTGACCACCGCGTCGTTGAGCACACGGTAGCGATCCTCCGTGCGATCGCCCCTGATCGTTGCCTCGAGTGTGCTTCGCGGTTCGATCGGCGCCTTCCCGTCGAGAGCCAGATCGAGAACCTCGTCCAGCTCATCGGCGCGGATCTCGGTCAGAAAGCCGAGCGTCCCCATATTCACACCGATGATCGGGGTCTCTTCCGGGGCATGACGCGCGACCGAGAGCAGTGTTCCGTCTCCGCCGAAAGTCACAACGAGATCCGCTTTCGATCCGATCTCTCGCTTGTCGAACGCTTCTCCGCCTCGTCGCTCGAGCGACG encodes:
- a CDS encoding ABC transporter ATP-binding protein, with amino-acid sequence MRTVNSAIECHGLRKRFDTVVAVDGLDLDVREGECFGLLGPNGAGKTTTIEMLEGLTRPDEGSIRILGLDWNGDATRIRQKIGVSLQETKLNEKLTVAETLRLFRSFYPEGRDPDALIDELSLNEKRDARVGKLSGGQRQRLAVAVALSGDPSILFLDEPTTGLDPQSRLQLWEQVNRFRVEGRTVLLTTHYMDEAERLCDRVAIVDHGRVIALGTPAELISSLEGSKVIEIETQPLLSDDVLAAIDGVASVVHRGNARALNCDALADTVPRVLRTIEENGAKLVNLSTHNATLEDLFVSLTGRELRED
- a CDS encoding serine/threonine-protein kinase; translated protein: MSLERGRRLGPYEIVSSIGAGGMGEVYEARDTRLGRTVAIKILPEGLAAHADRRARFEREARAVSQLSHPHVCTLHDIGEEQGLHFLVMEHCQGETLAERLRRGAMDLPEVLRVGAQIAEALHAAHRQGIVHRDLKPGNIMITGAGAKLLDFGLARVAAGDGGTESSMGSMATLARDPDQPLTAEGTILGTYPYMAPEQIEGAQTDGRSDIFALGAVLYEMATGKRAFEGKSAASVMAAVLREHPDPISKVQPISPPALDHVVSRCLAKDPEERWQSARDLAAELRWISEAGSGAGVAAPVARRRRSRERQAWWAAGLLGLLLLITVAAWLWSHEAIERPVVRIPIDIPQDANVSGPAISPDGTTVAYSLWREGKGQLYLHPLSQLEPAPVLGATNARRPFFSPDGRWIGYFADRELRKIPVSGGSPITLCAIDSFTGGSWGDDGTIVFSKSAPSGLWEVSESGGDPVELTHPRVGAKEDRVDAHFRPALLPDGRGILFTSWAPGTRVETTVAMLVPGSEGTRRVIAGADPSYDPAGYLLYRDAERDVLNAVAFDLDSLEVRGEPRVIARDVGNGATSNGRTLVYQTLRETPQRLVRVSRDGAREVLPLTQQEYEPLAISPDGRRVAVVIEETTSEIWVIDLERGSFTRLTNYPGFDNAPIWSPDGEGIIFSSDRDGPPNLYRVRAGGGAVERITNAFAVQKAEAFTPDGRHLIISYRDLAAEKDGAPTNYDIGMIDLETSEMTPLIASPSEERGASLSPDGRWLAYGSDETGRFEIYVRPLGDAGRKTRVSLQGMDTRGLWAPDGGTIYYAKGGKMVAVPVSTEPELRLGEPVELFDVPELVSFDVGPDGRFLISERTGSRHRGIVAVLNWAQELVAQGR
- a CDS encoding NAD(+)/NADH kinase; this encodes MKVAIISKPTRTALELASVIIDRLESAGHSIVMDRATASSLERRGGEAFDKREIGSKADLVVTFGGDGTLLSVARHAPEETPIIGVNMGTLGFLTEIRADELDEVLDLALDGKAPIEPRSTLEATIRGDRTEDRYRVLNDAVVNKGALARIIDIHVEVDSTFVTVFRADGLIISTPTGSTAYNLSAGGPIIYPTLAAIVITPICPHTLTNRPIVLPDGCEITLRFEKTREEIYLTLDGQEAVPVDHDDTVVVKKSERTVALVQSPTKDYFDVLRGKLKWGEGPVGGR